The genomic segment GCGCTTACGGATTTCGTGATTCAGACATTGCCGGCGCGCATGTTCATCACGGGTCCGCAGGTGATCAAACAAGTGACGGGCGAAGAGGTGAGCGCGGAGGAGTTGGGTGGGCCGGTCTCGCAGATGAACAACGCCGGCGTGGTGCATCTGATTGCGAAGGACGATGCGGAGGCATTGCAGTTGTGCCGGAGACTGCTGAGCTTTCTGCCTTCGAATAATTTGGAGGATCCGCCGCGGGCTCCATTCAATTCGAAGCTTAAGTCTGACTCGGACCTGAACGAGATTGTTCCTGTCGATCCGAAGATTGCTTACGACGTGCGCGCGGTGGTTGTGCGGATTCTGGATAACCAGGATTTTCTGGAGATCCAGCCTGGGTTTGCTCCCAACCTGGTGATTGGTTTTGGGCGCGTGCAGGGGCGGCCGGTGGGAGTGGTTGCGAACCAGCCGAACGTGCTTGCCGGCGTGCTCGATATCAACGCGTCAGACAAGGCTGCGCGGTTTGTGCGGTTCTGCAACGCGTTCAACATTCCGCTGCTGACGTTTGTGGACGTGCCGGGCTTTTTGCCGGGAGTGGAGCAGGAGCGCGGCGGCATTATTCGGCACGGGGCCAAGTTGCTGTTTGCGTATTCGGCCGCGACGGTTCCGAAGATCACGGTGGTGCTGCGCAAAGCGTATGGCGGCGCTTACATTGCGATGTGCTCGAAGGGGCTGGGCGCGGATCGCGTGCTGGCATGGCCGACCTCGGAGATTGCGGTGATGGGGGCCGAGGGGGCAGCGGAGATCGTGTTCCGGCGCGAGATTGATGCGGCGCAGAATCAGGCGGAGAAACGCAAAGAGCTGGTCGAGGAGTATCGCGATACGTTCGCCAATCCGTTTGTGGCTGCAGGGCGACGGCTGGTGGACGACGTGATCGAGCCGGCTGAAACACGGAGGCAGGTAGCGCTTGCGCTGGAGTCGCTGCATGCAAAGCGCGAACTGCGGCCGCCGAAGAAGCACGGGCTTATTCCGCTCTAAGAAGGAAGTGTGACGTGACAAGCGAGTGGGCAGTGGCGGCAATCATCGTAAGCGCAGCGGCGCTGATCGCCGGTGCGCTGTGCATTGCGATGATGCGGCGATTGGAGCGCAGAGCGGATGAACGTCAGCGAGTGCTTGAAGAGCAGGTTGCCGCGATGGATGACGCGCTGGAATTGGTTGAGGCGCGGCTGACGGAGATCCATTCAGCGTGGGCTGCTGCTTCGCAACCGATTCAAACGGAATCGGAAGCTGCGGCTGCGGGCGACGTAGTGATTGGACAGGGCGAGGAACCGGCGATCGAGCCGGAGATACAGGCTGCCATTGTTGCGGCGGCGATTGCGGCTGCGGGACCCAATGCGCGCGTGCGCTCGGCAACGCTGGTGAAGGGGCGCGACAAGGCGAGCCCATGGTCGCAGCAGGGCCGGGTGCTGGTGCAGTCGTCGCACAATCTGCGCAAGTGAAGCTGCACGGCAGGATGCTGCGTTACTGGAACGCACGGCAGGCGGAAAGGAAAAAACAGTTGAAGCTTCGGATCACGATTGCCGGGAATGTCTACGAGGCCGAAGTCGAGGTGCTGGACGAAGAGGAAGTTGCTGCGCCGTACGTCGCGCCGCCAGCGCCGGTGTATGTGCCAGCGGTCAGCGTTCCGCCGACTTCCGGCAATGCGTTTGACAACGACCTGTCCAATGGAATTCGCCGCAGTCCAGTTACAGGGCTCGTGATTCGCGTGCCGGTAGCGCCGGGGCAGAGTGTTGAGGCGGGCGAGCTTTTGCTGGTTCTGGAAGCGATGAAGATGGAGACCCAGGTGACTGCTCCGAGAGCGGGGACGGTGCAGAAGGTTCATGTGGAGCCGGGCAATTCAGTGAAGGTGGGCCAGGTGCTTGTGGAGCTTGAAGCCAGAGACGGAGAGAAGGGATAGGCCTGCTGTAGCGCCGGAGAGGATTCGATATGGACTTAGTGATGATGACGGCGGTGATGGCGGGGGCCTTTGCGGACGCGGACGCCGAGGGGGTGAAGACGCCCGGCATCAAGTTTGTGGATCACGTGGCGATTGCGGTTCCGTGCGGCGAACTCGAAGCGCAGGTGGAAGCCTACAAGCTGTTGGGTTTTCGCGAGATTCACCGGGAAGAAGTGCTGGGGCGCGACCAGGTTCGCGAGGTTTTGCTGCAGATTGGCGAGGGGCCGAATTTGATTCAACTGCTGGAGCCGCTCTCGCCGGAATCGCCGGTAAATAAGACGATCGAGCGCAATGGTGGCAGGCCCGGGACGGCGCATGTTGCATTCCGCGTAGACAACGCGCAGCGTGCTTTTGATGCGATGCAAGCAGCGGGTTTTCAGATCATCGACAAGACGCCGCGGGCGGGATCGCGCGGGACCACGGTCTTCTTTGTTCATCCAAAATCGCGGGCTGATCATCCGTTCGGAATTCTTTTCGAGATGGTCGAAGATCCGCAGCAGAAGTGAGAGCCCATGTCACCAGATTCCTTCCTTTCCGAGTTCCCTGCCGTTACGACCGTTGAGTGGGAGACTGCGATTCGCCAGGCCCTCAACGGCGATGATCATGCAAAGCTGTTTTGGAACGCTGAGGAGGGATTCGAGCTCAAGCCGTTCTATCGAGCGGAGGATATTGCGGGCATGCCATTCGTGCAAACGGCGCCCGGCCAGTGCCCTTATGTGCGGGGTGCTTGCGCGGAGGCGGGTTGGCGCATTCGCGAAGAGATTGAGGCGGCAGATGCTGAAGAGGCCAATCGGCAGGCGCGCGGGGCCGTGGCATGTGGCACGGAGGAGATCGCATTTCGCGGCGTGAAGATTGCCGGTGCTTCTGACTTGGCGATTCTTTTTGCGCAGATCGAACAGATTCCGATCCACTTTGATTTGGTGGACGCTGCTAGCATGCGACTGCTTTGCGAGCGGTTGAGCAAGCGACCGCATGGAGCTGCGGTATCGACGAGTTTTGATCCGCTGGCGGATCTTGAGTTCTCGGCAGAAATGATGGGGGCTGCGTCGGAGTGCTTTGCCCCGTTCACGATTGAGGCTGGCGGGGCCGGTCAGAATTTCGTTGACCAGATCGTATCGAGTCTGCGAAGGGGTGCTGAATTCCTGGAGCACATGCAGCAGCGGGGCGTGAATGTTAGACGCGCTGCGCATTCGCTGACGTTCTCGTTGGGTATTGGCTCGCAGTTCCTTGTCGAGATTGCCAAGCTGCGCGGGTTCCGCATGCTGTGGGCGCGGGTGCTGGAGGGATTCGGAGTTGCGCGCGACGGTGCTGCAGCCCGTATTCACGCCCGCACTGAGCTGAGTGGAGCCAGCGAAGATGCTGCGCACATGAATATCCTGCGCGGGACGACGGAAGCGATGTCAGCCATTTTGGGCGGAGCGAATTCCCTTTCTGTCGTGCCATTCAATACGGACGAGGCTGAGGAGGCGCTGGCACGGCGGCTGGCGCGAAATACGCAACTCATTTTGAAGCACGAAGGGTTGTTCGATCGCGTGGCGGATCCTGCGGGCGGTTCTTACGCGGTGGAAGCGATCACGGATCGCCTCGCGGCGCTTGCATGGAAGAGATATCAGGAGCTTGCGCCTAAAGACAGCGAGCGGATCGTCGATGCGGCAGAGTCGTCGAATGATGGCGTCGGCGTTGCGGAGCCAAGGGAGTATCTCTCGCTGGAGCATATTCCGATCAAGTCGTTCTACATGCCGGATGATCTCGCAGGCGTGGAGCATCTTGAATACGCTGCCGGCCTGCCACCATTTCTGCGCGGTCCGTACAGCACGATGTACACGCTGCAGCCGTGGACGATTCGTCAGTATGCGGGCTTCTCGACGGCGGAGGAGTCGAATGCATTTTACCGACGCAATCTGGCAGCGGGACAGAAGGGGCTTTCGGTTGCGTTCGATCTCCCCACGCACCGGGGCTATGACTCCGACCATCAGCGAGTGGCTGGGGACGTGGGCAAGGCAGGCGTGGCGATCGATTCCGTGCTCGATATGCAGACGCTGTTCGAAGGCATTCCGCTGGATCGCATGTCGGTATCGATGACGATGAATGGCGCGGTTCTGCCGATCATGGCGTTTTATATCGTTGCCGCGGAAGAGCAGGGTGTGGCGCTGAACAAGCTGAGCGGCACGATCCAGAACGACATACTCAAAGAGTTTATGGTGCGCAACACGTACATCTATCCGCCGGAGCCGTCGCTTCGGATCATCGGCGATATCTTCCGCTATTGCGCAGCGAAGATGCCGAAGTTCAACTGCATCAGCGTGAGCGGATACCACATGGAGGAGGCCGGGGCCACTGCGGATATCGAGCTGGCTTATACGCTGGCGGATGGAGTGGAGTATCTGCGGACGGGCGTCAAGGCTGGCTTGAATGCGGATGAGTTTGCGCCTCGCATCTCCTTCTTCTGGGGAGTGGGCATGAACCACTTCATGGAGATTGCGAAGATGCGCGCGGCACGCGTGCTGTGGGCCAAGCTGGTGAAGAGCTTCGGCGCGAAGAATCCCAAGTCGCTTGCGTTGCGCGCGCACTCGCAGACTTCGGGCTGGAGCCTTGCTGCGCAGGATCCTTATAACAACGTGGTGCGCACGTGCGTGGAAGCGCTGGCGGCGGCGATGGGACATACACAGTCGCTGCATACCAATGCGCTGGACGAAGCTTTGGCGCTGCCGACAGATTTCTCCGCACGGATTGCTCGCGATACGCAGAAATATCTGCAACAGGAGACGGGAATTACTCGCGTCATCGATCCGTGGGGTGGATCGTATTATGTCGAACGGCTTACGCATGAGCTGATGCATTCGGCGTGGGAGCTGATTGAAGAAGTAGAGGGCCTGGGAGGAATGACGAAGGCGATCGAGACGGGCATTCCCAAGATGCGCATTGAAGAGGCTGCCGCGCGGCGGCAGGCGTGCATCGATTCCGGGAAGGATGTGCTGGTGGGCGTGAATGCCTATCGTACGCCGGAAGAGACACCGATTCCTGTTCTCGATATTGACGATGTGGCTGTGAGAGCAGCGCAGGTGCGGCGGCTGGAGCAACTGCGGCGGGACCGCGATGGCGAGGCGGTGCAGCAGGTGCTTGCACGGATCGAAGCGTGCGCGAGAGGCGGTGAGGGCAATCTGCTTGAGTGTGCAGTGGAGGCGGCTCGCAGTCGCGCTACGCTAGGCGAAATTTCATTCGCACTTGAAAAGGTGTGGGGCCGCTACCAGGCGGTGCCGCGCGCGGTGACGGGTGTTTATTCCGCGGAAGGAGCCGGCGAGGAGTTCCGGCGCGCGCAGCAGATGGTTGTTGAATTCGAGGAAGCGGAGGGACGCAGGCCGCGCATCCTGGTGGCGAAGATGGGACAGGACGGGCACGATCGCGGGGCGAAGGTGATTGCGAGCGCGTTCGCGGACCTGGGATTCGATGTCGATATTGGGCCGCTGTTTCAGACGCCGGCGGAGGTGGCGCGCTTCGCTGCTGAAAGCGATGTGCATGTAGTGGGGGTGTCGACGCTGGCCGCGGGCCACAAGACGCTGGTTCCTCAACTTATCGATGAACTGCGCAGGATTGAGCGCGAAGACATCCTGGTGGTGGCAGGCGGAGTGATTCCGCCGCAGGATTACGAGTTTCTCTACGCGGCCGGTGTTGCGGGAATTTATGGGCCGGGCACGCCGATCCCGAAGGCGGCGCAACAGATATTGCATTCGCTGGCGGCAAGCCCGGCGGGGGGCGTTGTTCGTTGACCGCTCGTTTCGAGAGCGCATTGCGCGTGAGCGTGGGCAGCCCTTCGGTGGAGCCCCCTACGCGAGCGGTGAAGCGTCGATCTGTTCTCTCGCGCGATGAGTATATTGAAGGCATTCTAAGGTGCGATCGCCGCATCTTGTCGCGCGCGATTACGTTGATTGAGAGCTCACGCGCTGCGGATCGCGAACTTGCAGAAGAGATTGTTGAGGCGTGCCTGCCGCATGCCGAGCGTTCTATTCGGATCGGGATCACCGGTGTGCCGGGGGCGGGCAAGAGCACGCTGATCGAAGCGCTCGGGCAATATGTGATCGGCGAATATGGGCAGTCGGTGGCGGTGCTGGCTGTCGATCCCAGCAGCCAGGTGACCGGGGGTAGCATACTGGGCGACAAGACGCGCATGGTTTCGCTTGCGGCGTGCGAGCAGGCCTTTATCCGCCCGTCGCCTTCGCGCGGATCGTATGGCGGAGTTGCGCAGCACACGCGGGAGGCGATGCTGTTGTGCGAGGCGGCGGGCTACGGGAATGTTTTTGTTGAGACCGTTGGCGTGGGGCAATCAGAGACGGCCGTACACGACATGGTGGATTTTTTTCTGCTGGTAATGCTTTCCGGAGCGGGCGATGAACTGCAGGGCATGAAGCGCGGGGTGATGGAACTCGCCGACCTGATTGCGGTGAACAAGGCTGACGGAGAGAATGTCGCTTGCGCGGAACGCACGCGGGCCGATGCTGAAACTGCGCTGCACTTCTTCCCTGCTCCGCCTTCCGGTTGGACTCCACGTGCCGTTGCATGTTCGGCGATTACGGGGCGCGGCATTCCCGCGTTATGGAACGCTGTGCGTGAATTCGCCGATCTCGCGCAGGGCAACGGTAGTTTCCGGCAGAACAGGCGCGAGCAGCGGCGGCGGTGGCTGCGTGATGCGCTGGAGCACGGCCTCGGCCAGCTTTTCCGCTCGCATCCCATGGTTCGCCAGCAGGTTGCGGCGTTTGAAAGCGAGGTTCTGGAAGGCCGCACGACTCCGTTTTGTGCGGCGCGCTCGCTGCTCGAACTGTATGCAGGAGCTTCGCGCCAGGGCATGTGAATTCCTCGCGCTCTTTTCCTCAGTCCGTGCATTTAGGATAGCGAAGGACTGCTCATGACGGAATTGAAAACTCTCTCCCCTGAAATCCTGCTTCACATCGCGACAACCCTGAACATTCCGATGCGCGGCGTTACGTCCGTGATCGAGTTGCTGGACGACGGCGGTACGGTGCCGTTCATTGCCCGCTATCGCAAAGAGGCTACAGGAAATCTGGACGAAGTGCAGATTCGCGCGATCGAGGAGAAGCTCGCGTATTTCCGCGAGCTGGTTGATCGGCGGAAGACGATTCTGGATTCTATCGCGGAGCAGGGTAAGCTCACGGACGAACTGAAGGCCCGCATCGAGGCGACGCTCGATAAGGCGGAGCTTGAGGATCTCTATTTGCCCTACAAACCGAAGCGCCGCACCAAGGCTACGATCGCGCGCGAGAAAGGGCTGGAGCCGCTGGCGAAGTATTTGTGGGAACAGCAGGTGGGCAGCGATCCGCTGGAGGCGTTGGTTACGACGTTCGTGAATGCGGAGCTTGGTGTTGCCAATGTGGATGAGGCGCTCGAAGGTGCGCGCCACATTGTTGCTGAGTGGATCAGCGAAGATGCGACTCTGCGTAAGGCGCTGCGGCAGCTGATGTTCGATGAAGGTACAGTTGTCAGCCGCAAGACCATCGACGCGGTGGATGCGCAGGAAAAGTTCAAGATGTACTACGAGTACTCGGAACCGGTGAAGACGATTCCTTCGCACCGCATGCTTGCGATTCGGCGCGGCGAAAGCGAGAACGTGCTCTACTTCCTGATCGAGCTGGATGCGGAGCGTTCGCTCGGGGTGATGCGCCGGCATGTTCTGCGCGCGCCGGGTGACTGGACGGCGCAGCTCGAACTGGCTATTGAGGATGCGTGGAAGCGCCTGCTGAATTCGTCAATCCAGGGAGAGATTCGACTGGAATTGAAACGGCGCTCCGATACGGAAGCCATTCAGGTGTTCAAGGACAATCTGTATAACGTGCTGCTAGCGCCGCCGGCAGGGCCGCTCTCCGTGTTGGGGATTGATCCAGGATTGCGAACCGGCTGCAAGGTTGCGGTGGTGGACGAGACGGGCAAGATGCTGGCGCACGATGTGCTGTATCTGCATACCAGCAAGCGGGGCGATGCTGAAGCGACGCCGAAGCTAGAAGCGTTGCTGCGCAAGTACAACGTGCGCGCAATTGCGATCGGTAACGGAACTGCGTCGCGCGAGACGGACGCGTTTGTGCGCGGCTTTCTACGCGACAAGGGGATTGCCGAGATCTTCTCCGTTACGGTGAGCGAGGCCGGCGCTAGTGTTTACTCGGCATCGGATATCGCGCGGCAGGAGTTTCCGGATCTGGACCTGACGGTGCGTGGGGCGATCTCAATTGCGCGAAGGCTGCAGGACCCGCTTTCCGAGCTGGTCAAGGTTGATCCCAAGTCGATTGGCGTGGGCCAGTATCAGCATGACGTAGATCAGCGGCAGCTTGCCGATTCGCTTGCGGCCGTGGTGGAGAGCTGCGTGAATCGCGTGGGCGTGGATCTGAATACGTCGTCGTGGACGCTGTTGCGGCACGTGGCGGGTATTAGCGAGCGCGCGGCGCTCAATATTGTCGCGTTCCGCAATGAGAAGGGCAGCTTCCGTTCGCGACAGCAGGTGCTGGAAGTGCCGGGCATTGGGCCGAAGACGTTCGAGCAGGCGGCGGGGTTTCTGCGCATTCGCAATGGCGATAATCCGCTGGACTCGACGGCGGTGCATCCGGAGTCGTATGCGGTGGTGGAGCAGATTGCGTCCATGCTGAGCACGCCGGTTGCCGAGATCATCAAGAAGCCTGAGTTGCTGGAGAAGGTGGACCGCAACAAGCTTTCTGCGGGAGCGTTCACGGTCAACGACATTCTTGCCGAGCTGCGCAAGCCGGGGCGTGATCCTCGCGACAAGTTCGTGGCGCCTAGCTTCCATGAGGATGTGAAGGAGATCAGCGACGTCAAGGTGGGGATGACTCTGGAAGGCGTGGTCACAAACGTGACGAAGTTCGGCGCGTTCGTTGACATCGGGGTGCACCAGGACGGGCTGGTTCATATCAGTGAGCTTTCGAACAAGTTCATCAAGGATCCTTCTGAGGCAGTGAAGACCGGGCAGCTGGTGAAGGTGAAGGTGCTCAGCGTGGACGAAAAGGCGAAGCGCATTGCGCTTTCGATCAAGGCGCTGACCGCGGGCGCTCCTC from the Occallatibacter riparius genome contains:
- a CDS encoding acyl-CoA carboxylase subunit beta, producing MFKQQERGKPKTMQDKVADLRARRELLELGGGKDRIEKQHEAEKLSARERIQTLVDKASFQEIGVFARHRASYFGMSGKDLPADGVVTGCATVDGRLVHLASQDFTVVGGAAGEVHCGKIAEMMVMSLKTGSPFVFINDSGGARVQEGIDSLDGYARVFYRNVMLSGTVPQIAVICGPCAGGAAYSPALTDFVIQTLPARMFITGPQVIKQVTGEEVSAEELGGPVSQMNNAGVVHLIAKDDAEALQLCRRLLSFLPSNNLEDPPRAPFNSKLKSDSDLNEIVPVDPKIAYDVRAVVVRILDNQDFLEIQPGFAPNLVIGFGRVQGRPVGVVANQPNVLAGVLDINASDKAARFVRFCNAFNIPLLTFVDVPGFLPGVEQERGGIIRHGAKLLFAYSAATVPKITVVLRKAYGGAYIAMCSKGLGADRVLAWPTSEIAVMGAEGAAEIVFRREIDAAQNQAEKRKELVEEYRDTFANPFVAAGRRLVDDVIEPAETRRQVALALESLHAKRELRPPKKHGLIPL
- a CDS encoding acetyl-CoA carboxylase biotin carboxyl carrier protein subunit → MKLRITIAGNVYEAEVEVLDEEEVAAPYVAPPAPVYVPAVSVPPTSGNAFDNDLSNGIRRSPVTGLVIRVPVAPGQSVEAGELLLVLEAMKMETQVTAPRAGTVQKVHVEPGNSVKVGQVLVELEARDGEKG
- a CDS encoding VOC family protein, with translation MDLVMMTAVMAGAFADADAEGVKTPGIKFVDHVAIAVPCGELEAQVEAYKLLGFREIHREEVLGRDQVREVLLQIGEGPNLIQLLEPLSPESPVNKTIERNGGRPGTAHVAFRVDNAQRAFDAMQAAGFQIIDKTPRAGSRGTTVFFVHPKSRADHPFGILFEMVEDPQQK
- the scpA gene encoding methylmalonyl-CoA mutase, translating into MSPDSFLSEFPAVTTVEWETAIRQALNGDDHAKLFWNAEEGFELKPFYRAEDIAGMPFVQTAPGQCPYVRGACAEAGWRIREEIEAADAEEANRQARGAVACGTEEIAFRGVKIAGASDLAILFAQIEQIPIHFDLVDAASMRLLCERLSKRPHGAAVSTSFDPLADLEFSAEMMGAASECFAPFTIEAGGAGQNFVDQIVSSLRRGAEFLEHMQQRGVNVRRAAHSLTFSLGIGSQFLVEIAKLRGFRMLWARVLEGFGVARDGAAARIHARTELSGASEDAAHMNILRGTTEAMSAILGGANSLSVVPFNTDEAEEALARRLARNTQLILKHEGLFDRVADPAGGSYAVEAITDRLAALAWKRYQELAPKDSERIVDAAESSNDGVGVAEPREYLSLEHIPIKSFYMPDDLAGVEHLEYAAGLPPFLRGPYSTMYTLQPWTIRQYAGFSTAEESNAFYRRNLAAGQKGLSVAFDLPTHRGYDSDHQRVAGDVGKAGVAIDSVLDMQTLFEGIPLDRMSVSMTMNGAVLPIMAFYIVAAEEQGVALNKLSGTIQNDILKEFMVRNTYIYPPEPSLRIIGDIFRYCAAKMPKFNCISVSGYHMEEAGATADIELAYTLADGVEYLRTGVKAGLNADEFAPRISFFWGVGMNHFMEIAKMRAARVLWAKLVKSFGAKNPKSLALRAHSQTSGWSLAAQDPYNNVVRTCVEALAAAMGHTQSLHTNALDEALALPTDFSARIARDTQKYLQQETGITRVIDPWGGSYYVERLTHELMHSAWELIEEVEGLGGMTKAIETGIPKMRIEEAAARRQACIDSGKDVLVGVNAYRTPEETPIPVLDIDDVAVRAAQVRRLEQLRRDRDGEAVQQVLARIEACARGGEGNLLECAVEAARSRATLGEISFALEKVWGRYQAVPRAVTGVYSAEGAGEEFRRAQQMVVEFEEAEGRRPRILVAKMGQDGHDRGAKVIASAFADLGFDVDIGPLFQTPAEVARFAAESDVHVVGVSTLAAGHKTLVPQLIDELRRIEREDILVVAGGVIPPQDYEFLYAAGVAGIYGPGTPIPKAAQQILHSLAASPAGGVVR
- the meaB gene encoding methylmalonyl Co-A mutase-associated GTPase MeaB, which produces MKRRSVLSRDEYIEGILRCDRRILSRAITLIESSRAADRELAEEIVEACLPHAERSIRIGITGVPGAGKSTLIEALGQYVIGEYGQSVAVLAVDPSSQVTGGSILGDKTRMVSLAACEQAFIRPSPSRGSYGGVAQHTREAMLLCEAAGYGNVFVETVGVGQSETAVHDMVDFFLLVMLSGAGDELQGMKRGVMELADLIAVNKADGENVACAERTRADAETALHFFPAPPSGWTPRAVACSAITGRGIPALWNAVREFADLAQGNGSFRQNRREQRRRWLRDALEHGLGQLFRSHPMVRQQVAAFESEVLEGRTTPFCAARSLLELYAGASRQGM
- a CDS encoding Tex family protein, with translation MTELKTLSPEILLHIATTLNIPMRGVTSVIELLDDGGTVPFIARYRKEATGNLDEVQIRAIEEKLAYFRELVDRRKTILDSIAEQGKLTDELKARIEATLDKAELEDLYLPYKPKRRTKATIAREKGLEPLAKYLWEQQVGSDPLEALVTTFVNAELGVANVDEALEGARHIVAEWISEDATLRKALRQLMFDEGTVVSRKTIDAVDAQEKFKMYYEYSEPVKTIPSHRMLAIRRGESENVLYFLIELDAERSLGVMRRHVLRAPGDWTAQLELAIEDAWKRLLNSSIQGEIRLELKRRSDTEAIQVFKDNLYNVLLAPPAGPLSVLGIDPGLRTGCKVAVVDETGKMLAHDVLYLHTSKRGDAEATPKLEALLRKYNVRAIAIGNGTASRETDAFVRGFLRDKGIAEIFSVTVSEAGASVYSASDIARQEFPDLDLTVRGAISIARRLQDPLSELVKVDPKSIGVGQYQHDVDQRQLADSLAAVVESCVNRVGVDLNTSSWTLLRHVAGISERAALNIVAFRNEKGSFRSRQQVLEVPGIGPKTFEQAAGFLRIRNGDNPLDSTAVHPESYAVVEQIASMLSTPVAEIIKKPELLEKVDRNKLSAGAFTVNDILAELRKPGRDPRDKFVAPSFHEDVKEISDVKVGMTLEGVVTNVTKFGAFVDIGVHQDGLVHISELSNKFIKDPSEAVKTGQLVKVKVLSVDEKAKRIALSIKALTAGAPRAAAPKPAPKPELLMQDKLNLLSSKWKTRT